In Gracilimonas sp., a single window of DNA contains:
- a CDS encoding helix-turn-helix domain-containing protein: MKTAPKVWDWRAYIIHYAPANPTYRHVLLTLSCFMDSAGGSCFPSIKKLSECTSLSKPSVIKYLNQAEEDGWIEKSVHGFSGQGWKRHEYTASIPEKVVKEINHVGGKGGKPHDEGGKPDNKGGKPDEGKVVKEVNTISSVNSSNTSPVESSPESTVSNVSEEALSLVTFFWECFSEANPQIPTKPDDKAAIHFQNLIDEGYPAEHLEQLLTALFTWDLEPCQFFRKSISDPEKFEKHVKKFHQQLMAAYKEKKNKPMTKGDQYYAFKEYLERDDYEPPKTAFEFTLQESRYNGHATKFEEERPF; the protein is encoded by the coding sequence ATGAAAACGGCTCCTAAAGTCTGGGACTGGAGAGCATACATTATTCACTATGCCCCTGCAAACCCTACTTATCGACATGTGCTCTTAACACTTTCCTGTTTTATGGATTCGGCGGGGGGGAGCTGCTTTCCGTCTATCAAAAAGCTATCTGAATGCACTTCACTTTCCAAGCCTTCAGTGATCAAGTATCTGAACCAGGCTGAAGAGGATGGGTGGATCGAAAAGTCAGTTCATGGCTTCTCTGGCCAGGGATGGAAGCGCCACGAATACACGGCATCGATCCCTGAAAAGGTGGTTAAGGAGATTAACCACGTAGGCGGTAAAGGTGGTAAACCTCATGATGAAGGCGGTAAACCTGATAACAAAGGTGGTAAACCTGACGAGGGTAAGGTGGTTAAAGAGGTTAACACTATCTCTTCAGTTAACTCTTCAAATACCTCACCAGTAGAGAGCTCTCCAGAATCAACGGTATCAAATGTGAGTGAAGAGGCCCTCTCTCTTGTTACATTTTTTTGGGAATGTTTTTCAGAAGCCAATCCTCAGATCCCAACTAAGCCAGACGATAAAGCGGCCATTCACTTTCAGAACTTAATCGATGAGGGATATCCGGCTGAACATTTGGAGCAATTGCTAACAGCGCTCTTTACCTGGGATTTGGAGCCTTGTCAATTCTTCCGGAAATCAATTAGTGATCCAGAGAAATTTGAAAAGCATGTGAAAAAATTCCACCAGCAGCTAATGGCTGCCTATAAGGAGAAAAAGAATAAACCCATGACAAAGGGTGATCAGTATTATGCTTTTAAAGAGTATTTGGAACGAGACGATTATGAACCCCCTAAGACCGCTTTTGAATTTACACTACAAGAGTCCAGGTATAACGGGCATGCAACCAAGTTTGAAGAAGAAAGACCTTTTTAA
- a CDS encoding AlpA family phage regulatory protein: MNDLQIIRPNELTELLGVSRTTLHRMEKRGELPTRFKISDRAAGWLASDIREFLEEKAHGEQEELEPEEVAA; this comes from the coding sequence ATGAATGACCTTCAAATTATACGTCCTAATGAGTTAACCGAACTACTCGGTGTATCCAGAACCACTCTCCACAGAATGGAAAAGAGAGGAGAGCTTCCCACTCGATTTAAGATAAGTGACAGGGCTGCCGGTTGGCTGGCCTCAGATATCCGGGAGTTCCTAGAGGAAAAGGCTCATGGAGAACAAGAAGAGCTTGAACCTGAAGAAGTTGCAGCATAA
- a CDS encoding site-specific integrase, whose product MEKSLTDSYVKSVTSPRRIEIFDTSKSGLALRVNPSGYKSFFYRYRFGGKIKRFTIGSYPSVSLADARDRADELRVQVNKGEDPQGDKQRLKNKEAPKTIGELADLFEKEYIERELKESTQSSYKSRLKKIRDKFSRYSVDEVTRGDVKRFLKKIAEKQPYNANRIQAIFSKMYSFAFEEEFTDNHPLKRLSKFGEEDTRNTNYYPEDIRNLWQAMEQEREPTQSLLKLLLITGQRLGETSRMKWANIDTENALWIIPKAETKGDRVHVVPLSTKAIEVLENLHQLTGEKEFVFNSPKKDGQPLSYFREVMDRVEEVAELDDFRLHDLRHIVATNMQRLKIDFMHIGKVLNHKGMAKEYIVTSRYIDYDYLDEKREALQKWSNELERIITGKKAKVFKIG is encoded by the coding sequence ATGGAAAAGAGCTTAACTGATTCGTATGTCAAAAGCGTAACCTCTCCAAGGCGTATTGAGATATTCGATACCTCAAAATCAGGACTGGCTTTAAGGGTAAACCCTTCTGGATATAAATCTTTTTTCTACCGGTACCGATTCGGTGGAAAGATCAAACGCTTCACTATTGGGAGCTACCCGTCTGTTTCATTGGCAGATGCCCGGGACCGGGCTGATGAGTTACGCGTACAGGTAAACAAAGGAGAAGATCCTCAAGGGGACAAGCAGCGCCTTAAAAACAAAGAGGCTCCCAAAACTATCGGGGAACTGGCTGACCTGTTCGAGAAGGAGTACATAGAACGTGAGCTGAAAGAGAGCACTCAATCATCCTACAAATCCCGATTGAAAAAAATCAGGGACAAATTTAGCCGGTATTCCGTGGATGAAGTCACCAGGGGTGATGTGAAACGATTCCTGAAAAAGATAGCTGAAAAGCAGCCTTACAATGCCAATCGAATACAAGCCATTTTCTCTAAGATGTACTCCTTTGCATTTGAGGAAGAGTTCACAGATAACCATCCCCTTAAGCGACTTTCTAAATTTGGAGAAGAAGATACTCGAAATACAAACTACTACCCTGAGGATATTCGTAATCTCTGGCAGGCTATGGAGCAAGAGAGAGAGCCAACACAAAGCCTTTTGAAGCTGCTGCTGATCACAGGCCAACGGCTTGGGGAAACCTCTCGGATGAAATGGGCTAATATCGATACTGAAAATGCGTTGTGGATAATTCCCAAAGCAGAAACGAAAGGGGATAGGGTACATGTGGTACCTCTCTCTACTAAAGCCATTGAGGTACTTGAGAACTTACACCAGCTCACCGGAGAAAAGGAATTTGTATTTAACTCTCCAAAGAAAGACGGGCAGCCGCTATCCTATTTCAGGGAGGTAATGGATCGGGTTGAAGAAGTGGCCGAACTGGATGATTTCCGGCTTCATGATCTCCGTCATATTGTGGCAACTAATATGCAGCGGCTGAAGATCGACTTCATGCACATCGGGAAGGTGCTAAACCATAAAGGCATGGCTAAAGAATACATCGTTACATCCAGGTACATTGATTACGATTATCTGGATGAGAAGCGGGAAGCTCTTCAAAAATGGAGTAACGAACTCGAAAGAATAATAACTGGCAAAAAAGCCAAGGTATTCAAAATTGGTTGA